One window of Chitinispirillales bacterium ANBcel5 genomic DNA carries:
- the egtD gene encoding L-histidine N(alpha)-methyltransferase, translating into MSVKDQSMVKDVPKATADTCFGMEKTKAVEMLIDGLIKSPRAIASLFFYDDLGSDLFKKITQLPEYYVTKLEVKLLKQLSPHLIEFLTECDIVELGSGDCQKVSTLLDSLNGNLDSTRYIPVDISRKAIDDSTESLTVKYPGLALEGIVGDLFTQINTISGGRKRLFMVLGSTIGNFSSYKRKSFFKNLRKVMTEKDLFILGVDLIKDKSILESAYNDSQNITADFNLNILNVANSVLHSNFDIQNFCHRAFYNERHSRIEMHIEALREMQISSPCMPFKMHIRKGERIHTENSYKFTLSQIAGELKSAGFKPKEFHNDSMNWFSLVTSN; encoded by the coding sequence ATGAGCGTAAAAGATCAAAGCATGGTAAAAGATGTTCCCAAAGCAACTGCTGACACCTGTTTTGGGATGGAAAAAACAAAGGCTGTTGAAATGCTTATTGATGGGTTAATAAAATCTCCACGGGCAATAGCAAGTTTGTTTTTTTACGATGATTTAGGATCAGATTTATTCAAAAAAATCACCCAACTACCGGAATACTACGTCACTAAATTAGAAGTAAAGCTCCTTAAACAACTATCTCCTCACCTAATTGAGTTTCTTACAGAGTGTGACATTGTAGAGTTAGGAAGTGGAGACTGCCAAAAGGTCTCAACACTTCTTGATTCACTTAACGGTAACTTAGATTCTACACGGTATATTCCTGTTGATATAAGCAGAAAGGCTATCGATGATTCCACCGAAAGCCTTACAGTTAAATATCCCGGCCTTGCATTAGAAGGAATCGTAGGAGATCTTTTTACACAAATAAACACAATTTCAGGAGGTCGAAAACGCCTTTTCATGGTTCTGGGATCAACAATTGGAAATTTTTCCTCTTATAAGAGGAAATCCTTTTTCAAAAATCTCAGAAAGGTAATGACTGAAAAGGACCTGTTTATCCTTGGTGTTGATTTAATAAAAGATAAATCTATTTTAGAAAGTGCATACAACGATTCCCAAAACATCACTGCTGATTTCAACTTAAACATACTAAATGTTGCAAACAGTGTACTACATTCCAATTTCGACATTCAAAATTTCTGTCATCGAGCATTCTATAACGAGCGGCATTCAAGAATAGAAATGCACATTGAGGCGCTCCGTGAGATGCAAATATCAAGTCCATGCATGCCTTTTAAGATGCATATCAGAAAAGGGGAGCGAATCCACACCGAAAATTCCTACAAATTCACCTTATCTCAAATTGCTGGTGAATTGAAATCGGCTGGTTTCAAACCAAAGGAATTTCATAATGATTCGATGAACTGGTTTTCACTTGTAACATCTAACTAA